Part of the Corynebacterium canis genome is shown below.
GTGAGACCAGCGACGATGCGGCGCTGGAACACCAACACCATAATCACCAGCGGGATAGTCACCAATGATCCTGCAGCCATGATCGAAGCGTACGGGAATTCGAACGAGCTGGGCCCGGAGAAGCGGGCGATAGCCACCGTAACAGGTTCCGTCGCCGTGGAGGACAATTGCTTGGCCAGCATGAACTCGTTCCACGTTGCGATAAACGCCAAGATTGCGGTGGTAAACAAGGCGGGGGCGGCGAGGGGCAGCAACACGAGCCGGAATGCTTGGCCGCGCGTCGCGCCGTCGACACGCGCTGCCTCCTCTAACTCCCAGGGAAGCTGACGGAAGAAGGACACCAGGGTATAAATAGTCAACGGCAAAGCAAAGGAAATATTCGGAATGATGAGCGCACGGTAGGTGCCAATCCAGCCGAGGTCGCCAAACAGCTGAAACAGCGGCGTGACCAGCGCAATTCCGGGAAACATTGAAGCGCCGAGCACAATGCCCGTGACAATGCCCTTGCCGCGGAAATCCAGGCGGGCCAAAGCGTACGCCGTAAACACGCCCACCAGCACCGCCAGGAAGGTTGTTACCGCGCCCACCAAGAGCGAATTGCC
Proteins encoded:
- a CDS encoding carbohydrate ABC transporter permease → MKTVRTYAGVVLILIWGLAPFYWMLITALRNKQFTFDTTPWPTHVTLENFQDALATDEGNNFLRAIGNSLLVGAVTTFLAVLVGVFTAYALARLDFRGKGIVTGIVLGASMFPGIALVTPLFQLFGDLGWIGTYRALIIPNISFALPLTIYTLVSFFRQLPWELEEAARVDGATRGQAFRLVLLPLAAPALFTTAILAFIATWNEFMLAKQLSSTATEPVTVAIARFSGPSSFEFPYASIMAAGSLVTIPLVIMVLVFQRRIVAGLTAGGVKA